One Solirubrobacter pauli DNA segment encodes these proteins:
- a CDS encoding ATP-binding protein, translating into MTAVAAREHWELPAEPESVTLSRGRVRTFAKEHGASAEDIVDLTLAVTEAVTNAVIHAFIDREPGVVRVTLTTAADELTVVVSDNGRGMQPRADSPGLGLGLPTIGRLAAQVDLREAPGGGTELSMTFATPGVHGPERTESGADVRRETDLLDAVTRVASGAWPGEGVERLVDLLVPTVADACAVDVIAADGTPERFAGRVDGSEAHSRWLTTLRPRVDADRSATRAALEDGRPHVSELTLDLIERLTTSAEDAATMAATGIRWWVVIPLREDERLLGLLHFGLLPARARPSDAVVGFMSDLGERAAAALARTQLIDELRRTRHRFERVLDVLGEAVIVRDASSRLVYANEAAARLFDVDSPAELNAMSGEDVFARSSMTRPDGTPLELDELPYRRLLAGLDAPPLLARMGERWLLVKASLLDEGERLVVSVIDDVSGAR; encoded by the coding sequence ATGACAGCCGTGGCGGCCCGTGAGCACTGGGAGCTGCCGGCCGAGCCGGAGAGCGTGACGTTGTCGCGCGGGCGCGTGCGCACCTTCGCGAAGGAGCACGGCGCGTCCGCGGAGGACATCGTCGACCTCACGCTGGCCGTGACCGAGGCGGTGACGAACGCGGTCATCCACGCGTTCATCGACCGCGAGCCGGGCGTCGTGCGGGTCACGCTCACCACCGCCGCGGACGAGCTGACCGTGGTCGTGTCCGACAACGGCCGCGGGATGCAGCCCCGGGCGGACTCCCCGGGGCTCGGGCTCGGGCTGCCGACGATCGGCCGGTTGGCCGCCCAGGTCGACCTCCGTGAGGCGCCGGGCGGCGGCACCGAGCTGTCGATGACGTTCGCGACCCCCGGCGTGCACGGGCCCGAGCGCACCGAGAGCGGCGCGGACGTCCGGCGCGAGACGGACCTGCTGGACGCGGTCACCCGGGTCGCCTCGGGGGCGTGGCCGGGGGAGGGCGTCGAGCGGCTGGTCGACCTGCTGGTGCCGACCGTCGCCGACGCGTGCGCCGTGGACGTGATCGCCGCCGACGGCACGCCCGAGCGCTTCGCCGGCCGGGTCGACGGCTCGGAGGCGCACTCGCGCTGGCTCACGACGCTGCGCCCGCGCGTCGACGCCGACCGCTCCGCCACGCGCGCCGCGCTCGAGGACGGCCGCCCGCACGTCTCCGAGCTCACGCTGGACCTGATCGAACGGCTCACGACGAGCGCCGAGGACGCGGCGACGATGGCCGCGACCGGCATCCGCTGGTGGGTCGTCATCCCGCTGCGCGAGGACGAGCGCCTGCTGGGCCTCCTGCACTTCGGGCTGCTGCCGGCGCGGGCGCGCCCGTCGGACGCGGTCGTCGGGTTCATGAGCGACCTCGGCGAGCGCGCCGCGGCCGCGCTCGCCCGCACGCAGCTGATCGACGAGCTGCGCCGCACGCGGCACCGCTTCGAGCGCGTGCTGGACGTGCTCGGCGAGGCCGTGATCGTGCGCGACGCGAGCAGCCGGCTCGTCTACGCGAACGAGGCCGCCGCGCGCCTGTTCGACGTCGACAGCCCCGCCGAGCTCAACGCCATGAGCGGCGAGGACGTGTTCGCCCGGTCGTCGATGACCCGCCCGGACGGCACGCCGCTCGAGCTCGACGAGCTGCCCTACCGACGGCTGCTCGCGGGCCTCGACGCCCCGCCGCTGCTCGCCCGGATGGGTGAGCGCTGGCTGCTCGTGAAGGCGTCGCTGCTCGACGAGGGCGAGCGGCTGGTCGTCTCGGTCATCGACGACGTCTCCGGCGCCCGGTAG
- a CDS encoding LuxR C-terminal-related transcriptional regulator, producing the protein MFEVPLIESKLARPRSRADLVDRPRVTRALERAAESEVVLVSAPAGYGKTVAVASWLEHAPAAWVSLDAADNDPVRLWRYAAAALGTTLPDAPLEVAIDALAEREQPLVLEDVHVLSDKHCLATLGHAARVFARLVLISRADPPIRLARLRVQGHLGEVRAPTLAFTVEEAARVLGEGVDAEAVVARTEGWPAAVYLVALWVRDGGDVTSLPRRHLSEFVTTEVLAGLEPELHDFLVGTAILSRLCAPLCDHVLRIEDSAERIAALERRNLFLVALDDDEAGWHRYHPLFRELVRPDDDDPVPRCRRAAEWFDAQGQIEEAVEYARAGGDHAFIADLIDRHQLTLTRSGRTTTLLRWLRDLPESELAERPVTLVAGAAAASAGGRPAFEVERLLAAARRAHAKHPEAWTPYQEGILRITTAIARDDDVPAAIEAAEAAVAVADDELAVAALATLAAMQLNAGDEPLARRTCAQALQHPTAERRPHGFAVALATIAITEVQAGRLEAAREHADQALLVVRSTGNVDTRIEARAHAADAVVARAEGRLGRAVRAADRALSLRPTGAFRARILLELALARAGRGELARAEATLAEARAVIADCRDAGGAPALLERVTETLRRTAVEGPTEPLSPAEQLVLEQLPTPRSNAEIAGALFLSANTVKTHLRSIYRKLGVHSRDEAVTRATALGLLSS; encoded by the coding sequence GTGTTCGAGGTTCCTCTCATCGAGAGCAAGCTCGCGCGGCCCCGCTCGCGCGCGGACCTGGTCGACCGGCCGCGTGTGACCCGCGCCCTCGAGCGCGCGGCCGAGTCGGAGGTCGTGCTCGTGTCCGCGCCGGCGGGCTACGGGAAGACCGTCGCCGTGGCGTCCTGGCTCGAGCACGCGCCGGCGGCCTGGGTCTCGCTCGACGCCGCCGACAACGACCCGGTGCGGCTGTGGCGGTACGCCGCGGCGGCGCTGGGCACGACGCTGCCCGACGCACCGCTCGAAGTCGCCATCGACGCGCTCGCCGAGCGCGAGCAGCCGCTCGTGCTCGAGGACGTGCACGTGCTGAGCGACAAGCACTGCCTGGCCACCCTCGGCCACGCGGCGCGGGTGTTCGCGCGGCTCGTCCTGATCTCGCGCGCCGACCCGCCGATCCGGCTGGCGCGCCTGCGCGTCCAGGGCCACCTCGGCGAGGTGCGCGCACCGACGCTCGCGTTCACCGTCGAGGAGGCGGCGCGCGTGCTCGGCGAAGGCGTGGACGCGGAGGCGGTGGTCGCGCGCACCGAAGGTTGGCCGGCCGCGGTCTACCTCGTCGCGCTGTGGGTCCGCGACGGCGGCGACGTCACCTCCCTCCCCCGCCGGCACCTGTCCGAGTTCGTCACGACCGAGGTGCTGGCCGGGCTCGAGCCCGAGCTGCACGACTTCCTCGTCGGCACCGCGATCCTGTCCCGCCTGTGCGCGCCGCTGTGCGACCACGTCCTGCGGATCGAGGACTCCGCCGAGCGGATCGCGGCGCTCGAGCGCCGCAACCTGTTCCTCGTCGCGCTCGACGACGACGAGGCCGGGTGGCACCGCTACCACCCGCTCTTCCGCGAGCTCGTGCGGCCCGACGACGACGACCCGGTGCCGCGCTGCCGGCGCGCCGCGGAGTGGTTCGACGCCCAGGGCCAGATCGAGGAGGCGGTGGAGTACGCCCGCGCCGGCGGCGACCACGCGTTCATCGCCGACCTGATCGACCGCCACCAGCTGACGCTCACGCGCTCCGGCCGCACGACGACCCTGCTGCGCTGGCTGCGTGACCTGCCCGAGTCCGAGCTCGCGGAGCGGCCCGTGACGCTGGTCGCCGGCGCGGCCGCGGCCAGCGCCGGCGGTCGGCCCGCGTTCGAGGTCGAGCGCCTGCTGGCCGCGGCCCGGCGCGCGCACGCCAAGCACCCCGAGGCCTGGACGCCCTACCAGGAGGGGATCCTGCGGATCACCACGGCGATCGCGCGTGACGACGACGTGCCGGCGGCGATCGAGGCCGCCGAGGCGGCGGTCGCGGTGGCCGACGACGAACTGGCCGTCGCCGCGCTCGCGACCCTCGCCGCGATGCAGCTCAACGCCGGTGACGAGCCGCTCGCGCGCCGCACGTGCGCGCAGGCGCTCCAGCACCCGACGGCGGAGCGGCGCCCGCACGGCTTCGCGGTCGCGCTCGCCACGATCGCCATCACGGAGGTTCAAGCCGGCCGGCTCGAGGCGGCGCGCGAGCACGCCGACCAGGCGCTGCTGGTGGTGCGGTCGACGGGCAACGTCGACACCCGGATCGAGGCCCGCGCGCACGCCGCGGACGCCGTCGTCGCGCGCGCCGAGGGACGCCTCGGCCGGGCCGTCCGCGCCGCCGACCGCGCGCTCTCGCTGCGGCCCACCGGCGCCTTCCGCGCCCGCATCCTGCTCGAGCTCGCGCTGGCGCGCGCCGGCCGCGGCGAGCTCGCCCGCGCCGAGGCCACGCTCGCCGAGGCGCGCGCCGTGATCGCCGACTGCCGGGACGCGGGCGGCGCGCCCGCGCTGCTCGAGCGCGTCACCGAGACGTTGCGGCGGACCGCCGTCGAAGGCCCGACGGAGCCGCTCTCCCCCGCCGAGCAGCTGGTCCTCGAGCAGCTGCCCACACCCCGCTCGAACGCGGAGATCGCCGGCGCGCTGTTCCTGTCGGCGAACACCGTCAAGACCCACCTGCGCTCGATCTACCGCAAGCTCGGCGTGCACTCGCGCGACGAGGCGGTGACCCGCGCGACCGCGCTCGGGCTCCTCTCGTCCTGA
- a CDS encoding AI-2E family transporter — MKPQRVEIVIGVKTLMTVFVFGLLVVLAILSLGTLLSIFLAAVIALGLDPIVARMVKRGWNRGRASLVVFAALFASVLVLILVTAGPVWDEIKEFIQALPGYWQDLQESDWFNDLSSTAGFDEKVQSWLADLARGFPEAASTLLGAAGGVFGSILSMVTLTFLALFLLMERPMITSWLFGFAPPEAEQRWSPVVEESIRAVSSSLLGNIAISLVAGTIAGLSAYILGLPFPIVLAVIAGLLDLIPQVGATVASVILVAVALTVGTTEAVIMLIIQLIYQQVENYIVYPIVYKKAVELSAFTTIVAVLVASALLGIVGAILAVPFAAVIKTVIREATAPRRARMAALRDGPSVTQAGDVVDAPVAKDGVGVGPGLARGA; from the coding sequence GTGAAGCCACAGCGGGTGGAGATCGTGATCGGCGTCAAGACGCTGATGACCGTGTTCGTCTTCGGGCTGCTGGTCGTGTTGGCGATCCTGTCGCTCGGCACGCTGCTGTCGATCTTCCTGGCGGCGGTGATCGCCCTCGGGCTCGACCCGATCGTGGCGCGCATGGTCAAGCGGGGCTGGAACCGCGGCAGGGCGTCGCTGGTCGTGTTCGCGGCGCTGTTCGCCAGCGTGCTCGTGCTGATCCTCGTCACGGCCGGCCCGGTGTGGGACGAGATCAAGGAGTTCATCCAGGCGCTCCCGGGCTACTGGCAGGATCTGCAGGAGTCGGACTGGTTCAACGACCTCTCCAGCACCGCGGGCTTCGACGAGAAGGTCCAGAGCTGGCTCGCCGACCTGGCGCGCGGCTTCCCCGAGGCGGCCTCGACGCTGCTCGGCGCCGCGGGCGGCGTGTTCGGCTCGATCCTGAGCATGGTCACGCTGACCTTCCTCGCGCTGTTCCTGCTGATGGAGCGGCCGATGATCACGAGCTGGCTGTTCGGGTTCGCGCCGCCGGAGGCCGAGCAGCGCTGGAGCCCGGTCGTCGAGGAATCGATCCGCGCGGTCTCCTCGTCGCTGCTGGGCAACATCGCGATCTCGCTCGTCGCGGGCACGATCGCCGGCCTGAGCGCGTACATCCTCGGCCTGCCGTTCCCGATCGTGCTGGCCGTGATCGCCGGGCTGCTGGACCTGATCCCGCAGGTCGGCGCGACCGTCGCCTCGGTCATCCTCGTCGCCGTCGCGCTGACCGTCGGCACGACCGAGGCCGTGATCATGCTGATCATCCAGCTGATCTACCAGCAGGTCGAGAACTACATCGTCTACCCGATCGTCTACAAGAAGGCGGTCGAGCTGAGCGCCTTCACGACGATCGTCGCGGTGCTGGTCGCGTCGGCGCTGCTCGGGATCGTCGGCGCGATCCTGGCGGTGCCGTTCGCGGCCGTGATCAAGACCGTGATCCGCGAGGCGACCGCCCCGCGCCGCGCCCGGATGGCGGCCCTACGCGACGGCCCCAGCGTCACGCAGGCGGGCGACGTCGTCGATGCCCCAGTCGCCAAGGACGGCGTCGGTGTCGGCCCCGGGCTCGCTCGCGGGGCCTGA
- a CDS encoding CaiB/BaiF CoA transferase family protein, protein MSGPLHGVRVIEIASIGPGPFAAMLLADLGADVIRIDRAGGAGNPLGEGAWNFLHRGRRSAAVNLKHDGGRELVLRLCERADALVEGFRPGVMERLGLGPDAALARNPKLVYGRMTGYGQDGPLSARAGHDINYISIAGVLGAIRRTGEKPLFPLNLVGDFGGGGMLLALGVVAAVLEARTSGQGQVVDAAMVEGSALLATMVHAMHAAGLWNDAPGTNLLDSGAPFYEVYETSDGRHMAVGALEPQFYAELLRLLELDPEAFPQWDQPRWPEYKARFAAVFATRTRDEWAARLEGEEACATPVLGLTEAPAHPHNVARGTFTTVDGRLQPAPAPRFSRTPAVISGPASEPGADTDAVLGDWGIDDVARLRDAGAVA, encoded by the coding sequence ATGAGCGGACCTTTGCACGGCGTCAGGGTGATCGAGATCGCGAGCATCGGGCCCGGCCCGTTCGCGGCGATGCTGCTCGCGGACCTCGGCGCGGACGTGATCCGCATCGACCGTGCGGGCGGCGCCGGGAATCCGCTCGGCGAGGGGGCCTGGAACTTCCTGCACCGGGGACGGCGCTCAGCGGCGGTGAACCTCAAGCACGACGGCGGGCGCGAACTGGTGCTGCGCCTGTGCGAGCGCGCCGACGCGCTGGTCGAGGGCTTCCGGCCGGGCGTCATGGAGCGGCTGGGCCTGGGGCCGGACGCCGCGCTCGCCCGCAACCCGAAGCTCGTCTACGGGCGCATGACCGGTTACGGGCAGGACGGCCCGCTGAGCGCCCGCGCCGGGCACGACATCAACTACATCTCGATCGCGGGTGTGCTCGGCGCGATCCGGCGCACGGGGGAGAAGCCGCTGTTCCCGCTCAACCTGGTCGGCGACTTCGGGGGCGGCGGGATGCTGCTCGCGCTGGGCGTGGTGGCCGCCGTGCTGGAGGCGCGGACGTCCGGGCAGGGGCAGGTCGTGGACGCCGCGATGGTGGAGGGCAGCGCGCTGCTGGCGACGATGGTCCACGCGATGCACGCCGCGGGCCTGTGGAACGACGCTCCGGGCACCAACCTGCTCGACTCGGGCGCCCCGTTCTACGAGGTCTACGAGACCAGCGACGGCCGGCACATGGCCGTGGGCGCGCTGGAGCCGCAGTTCTACGCGGAGCTGCTGCGGCTCCTGGAGCTGGACCCGGAGGCGTTCCCGCAGTGGGACCAGCCGCGCTGGCCGGAGTACAAGGCGCGCTTCGCGGCGGTGTTCGCCACCCGCACGCGCGACGAGTGGGCCGCGCGGCTCGAGGGCGAGGAGGCGTGCGCGACGCCGGTGCTCGGCCTGACCGAGGCGCCCGCACACCCGCACAACGTCGCGCGCGGCACGTTCACGACCGTCGACGGGCGGCTGCAGCCCGCGCCGGCGCCGCGCTTCTCGCGCACGCCGGCCGTGATCTCAGGCCCCGCGAGCGAGCCCGGGGCCGACACCGACGCCGTCCTTGGCGACTGGGGCATCGACGACGTCGCCCGCCTGCGTGACGCTGGGGCCGTCGCGTAG
- a CDS encoding ZIP family metal transporter — translation MGSALVWGAVAAASLVIGGLLGVARAWPDKLVGAVLAFGAGALISAVSFDLFEEGVQQGGGVPVAIGLAAGALTYFTLDRIVEHKVPGAGAALALGALLDGIPEQAVLGIGLASGNGVSISLLAAIFVSNLPEAIGASTELHEAKRSRATILRMWGAVAVVCVIATVAGYAIADASSGDFKAGINGFAAGALLVMLVDSMIPDATRKAGRIAGLVTVLGFAVAAGLS, via the coding sequence ATGGGATCAGCGCTGGTCTGGGGCGCGGTCGCGGCCGCGTCGCTCGTCATCGGCGGTCTGCTCGGCGTCGCCCGCGCGTGGCCGGACAAGCTCGTCGGCGCGGTGCTGGCGTTCGGCGCCGGCGCGCTGATCAGCGCGGTCAGCTTCGACCTGTTCGAAGAGGGCGTGCAGCAAGGCGGCGGCGTGCCCGTGGCGATCGGCCTCGCCGCCGGTGCGCTCACGTACTTCACGCTCGACCGGATCGTCGAGCACAAGGTCCCCGGCGCCGGCGCGGCGCTCGCGCTCGGCGCGCTCCTGGACGGCATCCCCGAGCAGGCGGTGCTGGGCATCGGGCTCGCCTCGGGCAACGGCGTCTCGATCAGCCTCCTGGCCGCGATCTTCGTCTCCAACCTGCCGGAGGCGATCGGCGCCTCGACCGAGCTGCACGAGGCCAAGCGCTCACGAGCCACGATCCTGCGCATGTGGGGCGCGGTGGCCGTCGTGTGCGTGATCGCCACCGTCGCCGGCTACGCGATCGCCGACGCCTCGTCCGGCGACTTCAAGGCCGGCATCAACGGCTTCGCCGCGGGCGCGCTGCTGGTGATGCTGGTCGACTCGATGATCCCTGACGCCACCCGGAAGGCCGGGAGGATCGCGGGGCTCGTGACCGTGCTGGGATTCGCGGTCGCGGCCGGGCTCTCATAG
- the treS gene encoding maltose alpha-D-glucosyltransferase yields MSTGEHPALHLERDLPVSEDDPGEQPTQEHQAPEITFDEKFYPARPKRFRPSARRSLRRRLADRLGGEEMADSREYVEWLVEESMLHDANRLATQLSGTGSMWQNPFAHPDPRAALERASVWFTAYPLSFVTRQGESYLAALADRGLWEAFRRIGIDAVHTGPVKLAGGLNGRRLTPSVDGHFDRISMNVDPEFGTEEEFRTLCATAAEYEGTVIDDIVPGHTGKGADFRLAEMGYQDYPGIYHMVAVAPEDWDLLPDVPEGRDSVNLDAETEAVLERRGYIIGRLQRVIFYEPGIKETNWSATRPVLGVDGVERRWVYLHYFKEGQPSINWLDPSFSGMRLVIGDALHALADLGAGGLRLDANGFLGAEKSAEEEPAWSEGHPLSEAANHFIASMIRKMGGFSFQELNLSMDDIKVMGESGADLSYDFVNRPAYHHALVTEDTEFLRLTLRTAMEMGIDPASLVHAMQNHDELTHELVHFSTVHRDQLFEWHGEETRGEDLAEEVRQTLNARLTGVRAPYNRTFTTNGIACTTATVIAATLGIRDIALITPEERDRIKDVHLLLVMFNALQPGVFALSGWDLSGMLTVDAASVADLIADGDTRWLNRGAHDLRGVPDPSTEGRMPAGRSLYGALPEQLADPKSFASGLRKILEVRGEHGIATAKQIDIPDVSNKAELVMVHELTDGQLQITALNFSAEEIAGSVRSEHLPGGSVLTDMFTGEELGTVDDLHTFSLTLCGYSGRSLLVTPPE; encoded by the coding sequence ATGTCGACCGGTGAGCACCCTGCCTTGCATCTAGAGCGAGACCTGCCAGTGAGCGAAGACGACCCGGGTGAGCAGCCCACTCAGGAGCACCAGGCTCCCGAGATCACCTTCGACGAGAAGTTCTACCCCGCGCGGCCCAAGCGCTTCCGGCCGTCGGCGCGCCGTTCGCTGCGGCGCCGGCTGGCCGACCGTCTCGGCGGCGAGGAGATGGCCGACAGCCGCGAGTACGTCGAGTGGCTCGTCGAGGAGTCGATGCTCCACGACGCCAACCGGCTGGCGACGCAGCTGTCGGGCACCGGCAGCATGTGGCAGAACCCGTTCGCGCACCCGGACCCGCGCGCGGCGCTCGAGCGCGCGTCCGTGTGGTTCACCGCGTACCCGCTGAGCTTCGTCACGCGCCAAGGCGAGTCCTACCTGGCGGCGCTCGCCGACCGCGGGCTGTGGGAGGCGTTCCGCCGGATCGGCATCGACGCCGTCCACACCGGGCCGGTGAAGCTCGCGGGCGGCCTCAACGGCCGCCGCCTGACGCCGTCCGTCGACGGCCACTTCGACCGGATCTCGATGAACGTGGACCCCGAGTTCGGCACCGAGGAGGAGTTCCGCACGCTGTGCGCGACCGCCGCGGAGTACGAGGGCACGGTGATCGACGACATCGTCCCGGGCCACACCGGCAAGGGCGCGGACTTCCGCCTGGCCGAGATGGGCTACCAGGACTACCCGGGCATCTACCACATGGTCGCGGTGGCGCCCGAGGACTGGGACCTGCTGCCCGACGTCCCCGAGGGGCGCGACAGCGTCAACCTGGACGCCGAGACCGAGGCGGTGCTGGAACGGCGCGGCTACATCATCGGCCGGCTCCAGCGGGTGATCTTCTACGAGCCGGGCATCAAGGAGACCAACTGGTCCGCGACGCGGCCCGTGCTGGGCGTGGACGGCGTCGAGCGGCGCTGGGTCTACCTGCACTACTTCAAGGAGGGCCAGCCGTCGATCAACTGGCTCGACCCGTCGTTCTCGGGCATGCGGCTCGTGATCGGCGACGCCCTGCACGCGCTGGCCGACCTCGGCGCCGGCGGGCTGCGGCTGGACGCGAACGGCTTCCTGGGCGCGGAGAAGAGCGCCGAGGAGGAGCCGGCGTGGTCGGAAGGCCATCCGCTGTCGGAAGCCGCGAACCACTTCATCGCGTCGATGATCCGCAAGATGGGCGGGTTCTCCTTCCAGGAGCTCAACCTGTCGATGGACGACATCAAGGTCATGGGCGAGTCCGGCGCCGACCTGTCCTACGACTTCGTCAACCGGCCCGCGTACCACCACGCGCTGGTGACCGAGGACACCGAGTTCCTGCGGCTGACGCTGCGCACCGCGATGGAGATGGGCATCGACCCGGCGTCGCTGGTGCACGCGATGCAGAACCACGACGAGCTCACGCACGAGCTCGTCCACTTCTCCACCGTCCACCGCGACCAGCTCTTCGAGTGGCACGGGGAGGAGACGCGGGGCGAGGACCTCGCCGAGGAGGTGCGCCAGACGCTCAACGCGCGGCTCACCGGCGTCCGCGCGCCCTACAACCGCACCTTCACCACCAACGGCATCGCGTGCACGACCGCGACGGTGATCGCGGCCACGCTCGGCATCCGCGACATCGCGCTGATCACGCCGGAGGAGCGCGACCGGATCAAGGACGTCCACCTGCTGCTGGTGATGTTCAACGCGCTCCAGCCGGGCGTGTTCGCGCTGAGCGGCTGGGACCTGTCCGGCATGCTGACCGTGGACGCGGCGTCGGTCGCCGACCTGATCGCCGACGGCGACACGCGCTGGCTCAACCGCGGCGCGCACGACCTGCGTGGCGTCCCGGACCCGTCGACCGAGGGTCGCATGCCGGCCGGCCGCTCCCTCTACGGGGCGCTGCCGGAGCAGCTCGCCGACCCGAAGTCGTTCGCGTCGGGCCTGCGCAAGATCCTCGAGGTCCGCGGCGAGCACGGCATCGCGACCGCGAAGCAGATCGACATCCCCGACGTGTCCAACAAGGCGGAGCTGGTGATGGTCCACGAGCTCACGGACGGGCAGCTCCAGATCACCGCGCTGAACTTCTCGGCGGAGGAGATCGCGGGCTCGGTCCGCTCCGAGCACCTGCCCGGCGGGTCGGTCCTCACCGACATGTTCACGGGCGAGGAGCTGGGCACGGTCGACGACCTGCACACGTTCAGCCTCACGCTGTGCGGCTACTCCGGCCGCTCGCTGCTGGTCACGCCGCCGGAATGA
- a CDS encoding thiamine pyrophosphate-requiring protein — MAETVGAHILDRLHGHGVDLVYGYPGDGINGILGAFHDAEVEFVQAAHEELAAFMACAHAKLSGDVGVCLATSGPGAIHLLNGLYDAKLDHQPVVAIVGQQKAISLGSDYQQEVDLASLFKDVASEYVQVVMTPGQTTHVIDRAVQIARATRSVTAVIIPADVQEEPYEAPPRAHGTTYSGGAVPRPRVLPQRDDLARAAEVLNAGEKVAVLAGAGAREAAAELEQLAELLGAGVAKALNGRDVLPDDLPYVTGSIGLLGTKASDVLMQECDTLLMVGSSFPYSEWLPEPGQARGVQIDLDARRLGIRYPMEVNLAGDARETLRELLPLLRRKEDRSFQQRIMDEVDRSWRVLADQAEVAANPLNPLKVFHELSPRLPDAAIITADSGSSTNWWARHLRFRRGMRGALSGTLATMGPAIPYALAAKFVHPDRPVIAIEGDGAMQMNGLNALIDVAKHRHRWTDPRFVVLVLNNRDLNQVTWEQRVLVGDPKLEASQVVPDFPYARYAELLGFKGIRVDSPDAVGAAWDAALASDVPVVLEAVTDPEVPPLPPHIAFEQAKNLASALAHGDPARGQIIRQALKGKLQELINR, encoded by the coding sequence ATGGCCGAAACAGTGGGCGCGCACATCCTCGACCGGTTGCACGGCCACGGCGTCGACCTCGTCTACGGCTACCCCGGCGACGGCATCAACGGCATCCTCGGCGCGTTCCACGACGCCGAGGTCGAGTTCGTGCAGGCCGCGCACGAGGAGCTCGCGGCGTTCATGGCGTGCGCGCACGCGAAGCTCTCCGGTGACGTCGGCGTGTGCCTGGCGACGAGCGGCCCGGGCGCGATCCACCTGCTCAACGGGCTCTACGACGCCAAGCTCGACCATCAGCCGGTGGTCGCCATCGTCGGCCAGCAGAAGGCGATCTCGCTCGGCTCCGACTACCAGCAGGAGGTCGACCTCGCGAGCCTGTTCAAGGACGTCGCGAGCGAGTACGTGCAGGTCGTGATGACGCCCGGCCAGACGACCCACGTGATCGACCGGGCGGTGCAGATCGCCCGCGCCACCCGCTCGGTCACCGCCGTGATCATCCCCGCGGACGTGCAGGAGGAGCCGTACGAGGCGCCGCCGCGCGCGCACGGGACGACCTACTCGGGCGGCGCGGTCCCGCGGCCGCGCGTCTTGCCGCAGCGCGACGACCTCGCGCGCGCCGCGGAGGTCCTCAACGCCGGCGAGAAGGTGGCGGTGCTGGCGGGCGCGGGCGCGCGGGAGGCGGCCGCCGAGCTCGAGCAGCTGGCCGAGCTGCTCGGCGCGGGTGTCGCCAAGGCGCTCAACGGCCGCGACGTGCTGCCCGACGACCTCCCGTACGTCACCGGCTCGATCGGCCTGCTCGGCACGAAGGCCAGCGACGTGCTGATGCAGGAGTGCGACACGCTGCTGATGGTCGGCTCGAGCTTCCCGTACTCGGAGTGGCTGCCCGAGCCCGGCCAGGCACGCGGCGTGCAGATCGACCTGGACGCGCGCCGGCTCGGGATCCGCTACCCGATGGAGGTCAACCTCGCCGGCGACGCGCGCGAGACGCTGCGCGAGCTGCTGCCGCTGCTGCGGCGCAAGGAGGACCGGTCCTTCCAGCAGCGGATCATGGACGAGGTCGACCGCTCCTGGCGGGTGCTGGCCGACCAGGCCGAGGTCGCCGCGAACCCGCTCAACCCGCTGAAGGTCTTCCACGAGCTGAGCCCGCGGCTGCCCGACGCGGCGATCATCACCGCCGACTCCGGCTCGTCCACGAACTGGTGGGCCCGGCACCTGCGCTTCCGGCGCGGGATGCGCGGCGCCCTCTCCGGCACCCTGGCCACGATGGGGCCGGCGATCCCGTACGCGCTGGCGGCCAAGTTCGTCCATCCCGACCGGCCCGTGATCGCCATCGAAGGCGACGGCGCGATGCAGATGAACGGGCTCAACGCGCTGATCGACGTCGCCAAGCACCGCCACCGCTGGACCGATCCGCGGTTCGTCGTGCTGGTGCTCAACAACCGTGACCTCAACCAGGTCACGTGGGAGCAGCGCGTGCTGGTCGGCGATCCCAAGCTCGAGGCGTCGCAGGTGGTGCCGGACTTCCCGTACGCGCGCTACGCCGAGCTGCTCGGCTTCAAGGGCATCCGCGTGGACTCGCCGGACGCGGTCGGCGCCGCCTGGGACGCGGCGCTGGCGTCCGACGTGCCCGTCGTGCTGGAGGCGGTGACCGACCCGGAGGTGCCGCCGCTGCCACCACACATCGCCTTCGAGCAGGCCAAGAACCTCGCCTCGGCGCTCGCCCACGGCGATCCCGCCCGGGGTCAGATCATCCGGCAGGCGCTCAAGGGCAAACTGCAAGAGTTGATCAACCGCTGA